The following proteins are encoded in a genomic region of Grus americana isolate bGruAme1 chromosome 5, bGruAme1.mat, whole genome shotgun sequence:
- the ZBTB25 gene encoding zinc finger and BTB domain-containing protein 25, with the protein MDTTGHSILLLQQLNMQREFGFLCDCTVAIGDVYFKAHRAVLAAFSNYFKMIFIHQTSECIKIQPADIQPDIFSYLLHIMYTGKGPKQTVSQSRLEEGIRFLHADHLSHIAIEMNQVFSPEPVQSSNLYGIQISTAHKPAKERLGAKESLPKAGSRSAAQGDHPQLQLSLAIGLDDSSLDQQVARPSAQPAALTKPAEERPKLSVSIKQEKCDSEPVVSRTCTPPSPEVASPIFAKASLKVHLCHYCGERFDSRGGLRQHLHTHVSGSLPFGVPASILESSDLGEVQPLAEDREAGDDHRLGAFLLKEDEHQLEHPSCSDLEPLQISQLSLISKDHEPVELNCNFSFSRRRKISCTVCGRTFFRKSQLLEHMYTHRGKQHKYSRCQRLESPATPRFRPYCDSESMGKSSSMSQDHLDECILESDLIQESIDTILVE; encoded by the exons ATGGATACGACCGGccacagcatcctcctcctccagcagctgaaCATGCAGCGGGAGTTTGGCTTTCTGTGTGACTGCACAGTTGCCATTGGAGATGTTTACTTCAAAGCCCACAGAGCGGTGCTCGCTGctttttcaaactattttaaGATGATATTTATTCATCAGACGAG CGAATGCATAAAGATTCAGCCTGCAGACATCCAGCCTGACATATTTAGTTACTTGTTGCATATCATGTACACCGGGAAGGGGCCAAAGCAGACCGTCAGCCAGAGCCGACTGGAGGAGGGCATCCGCTTTCTCCACGCAGACCACCTCTCCCATATTGCCATCGAGATGAACCAAGTGTTTTCCCCAGAGCCGGTCCAGTCTTCAAACTTGTATGGTATCCAGATCTCCACCGCACACAAACCGGCAAAGGAACGCCTGGGAGCGAAGGAGAGTCTGCCCAAGGCGGGCAGCAGGTCCGCTGCCCAGGGCGATCACCCGCAGCTGCAGCTCTCTCTGGCCATCGGCCTGGACGACAGTTCCCTGGACCAGCAGGTCGCTCGCCCCTCCGCTCAGCCTGCTGCTCTCACCAAGCCAGCAGAAGAGCGTCCGAAGCTCTCAGTCTCCATAAAGCAAGAGAAGTGTGACTCGGAGCCCGTGGTGTCCCGGACCTGCACCCCTCCATCTCCGGAGGTAGCGAGCCCCATCTTTGCTAAGGCCAGCCTCAAGGTGCACTTGTGTCACTACTGCGGGGAGCGTTTCGACTCCCGGGGGGGGCTACGGCAGCACTTGCACACCCATGTCTCGGGCTCGCTGCCGTTTGGCGTGCCGGCCTCCATCCTGGAGAGCAGCGACCTGGGGGAGGTACAGCCTCTGGCTGAGGACAGGGAGGCTGGGGATGACCATCGGCTCGGGGCCTTCCTCCTCAAGGAGGATGAGCATCAGCTGGAGCATCCGAGCTGCAGTGACCTGGAGCCTCTGCAGATCAGCCAGCTCTCCCTCATCTCCAAGGACCACGAACCAGTGGAGTTGAActgtaacttttctttctcaagaaggagaaaaatcagttgCACTGTCTGTGGCCGCACATTTTTCCGGAAGAGCCAGTTGCTCGAACACATGTACACGCACAGAGGGAAGCAGCACAAATACAGCCGCTGCCAGCGGCTGGAGAGCCCCGCGACCCCCAGGTTTCGTCCCTACTGTGACAGTGAGAGCATGGGGAAAAGCTCCAGTATGTCCCAAGACCACTTAGATGAATGTATACTGGAGTCGGATCTCATCCAAGAAAGCATTGATACGATCCTGGTAGAGTAG
- the AKAP5 gene encoding A-kinase anchor protein 5 has translation MAKAAKEIQMENPGEVETHSTGATCSPSEEQAEKPSMLCFKKRKKSCKKGLTVKDACEGASEEKSQCVSADQGEAKVSNQSQSSKGAWAAIKSLTRPRRRQKSSSRKKVPSDSQVQLETDAEEGCAQGFPKKRASSGVKMPCVRFSRGKKKPSPSEAVEESEGSVQANEVMGILNKASEEPEDLAPMDTSESFSPVPAEEDQDTVKESANAVGKSEPLTEPTPDADEHTECTTQSEITDSETVNETAQEKLQEGSPPQTTVHTEGGEVAPEVPVSKDQPDSVPEPTELQEIPDICTELPEGGESEKSMNLPEECKAEETVMDISQSAFKDDAVSVQGCSSHQVTLEANAGTSVGIVITVTEAEDSDNTDSDQAYEPSPVLHRNKQKGNKKSSGSFDFGKKESPEAGGSPEAEEKGPGDQGHRTGEQYELLLIETASSLVKAAIQSSIEQLVNEMALEQNKHNSFL, from the coding sequence ATGGCAAAGGCAGCTAAGGAAATTCAAATGGAGAACCCAGGAGAGGTAGAGACTCACAGCACAGGGGCAACGTGCTCCCCGTCGGAGGAACAGGCAGAAAAACCCTCCATGCTCTGTTTTAAGAAGCGGAAGAAGTCCTGTAAGAAGGGGCTGACCGTGAAGGATGCGTGCGAAGGAGCCTCGGAGGAAAAAAGCCAATGTGTCAGCGCTGACCAAGGGGAGGCAAAAGTTTCTAATCAATCACAATCCTCCAAAGGAGCCTGGGCAGCCATCAAAAGTCTCACAAGACCTCGGAGAAGGCAAAAATCCTCCTCGCGGAAGAAAGTGCCCTCTGATTCCCAAGTGCAGCTGGAGACGGATGCTGAGGAGGGCTGCGCGCAAGGCTTCCCGAAGAAACGGGCGAGCTCTGGGGTGAAGATGCCCTGCGTGCGGTTCTCCAGAggcaagaaaaaacccagccccTCTGAAGCAGTGGAGGAGTCGGAGGGCAGTGTTCAAGCAAATGAAGTGATGGGCATTTTGAATAAAGCTAGTGAAGAGCCGGAGGATTTGGCCCCGATGGACACGTCTGAATCCTTCAGCCCGGTCCCTGCGGAGGAAGACCAGGATACGGTGAAGGAAAGTGCCAACGCCGTTGGGAAGAGCGAGCCCTTGACAGAGCCCACGCCTGATGCAGATGAACATACGGAGTGCACCACTCAGTCAGAGATAACCGATTCAGAAACAGTTAATGAAACAGCCCAGGAAAAACTGCAGGAGGGCAGCCCACCCCAAACCACAGTCCACACGGAAGGCGGGGAAGTTGCTCCCGAAGTGCCCGTTTCCAAGGATCAACCCGACAGTGTCCCTGAACCCACCGAGCTGCAGGAAATCCCTGATATCTGCACAGAGCTGCCTGAAGGGGGTGAATCGGAAAAGAGCATGAATCTTCCTGAGGAGTGCAAAGCCGAAGAGACTGTAATGGATATCAGTCAGTCGGCGTTTAAAGATGACGCGGTGAGCGTGCAGGGCTGCTCCAGCCATCAGGTGACATTAGAAGCAAACGCAGGCACCAGCGTTGGCATCGTCATCACCGTCACCGAAGCCGAGGACTCGGACAACACTGACTCTGACCAGGCCTACGAGCCATCCCCAGTTTTGCACCGAAATAAgcaaaaagggaataaaaagtCAAGTGGGAGCTTTGATTTTGGTAAAAAAGAGAGCCCCGAGGCTGGTGGCAGTCCCGAGGCGGAGGAGAAAGGTCCAGGTGACCAGGGGCACAGAACCGGGGAGCAGTACGAATTGCTCCTCATAGAAACCGCGTCTTCCCTCGTGAAGGCGGCCATTCAGTCGTCCATAGAGCAGCTGGTCAACGAAATGGCTCTGGAACAGAATAAACACAACAGTTTTCTTTGA